DNA sequence from the Arthrobacter sp. V1I9 genome:
GCCGAGGCCGGCAACAGGCGCCTGAAGAGATGCAGCCAGTGACGGATGAGGTCCATCGACTGGTCCCGGTCGAATTTGTTTGTGAACTGCAGGGTCATCAGGAACGCCGAAATCATCAGGAAAACGTCCACGCCACCCGAAACGCGGCCCAGCCACACGTGGTAGGCCACCACCATAAGCACCGCCAGCGCACGGAGTCCCTGGATCTCTGGCCTGAACGGTGTTTTTGCCGGTGTTCGGGCAGCCCGGTAGGCGCGGCGGGGTGATGAAGAGACTATCTCGACTGACACTACATACCTCTCGGGGCGGGCGCCGCTGGATCGGGGCAACCCTCGATGATACCGCCGTTACGAAGCTGGAACGCCCTCCGGCCGGTCAGGATTCAGATGGAAACGCCACGCCTTCGCCCACAACGCGCAGGCAAAGCTCCATCCCTGGCCGGGCGAGGGAGGCGTTCCAGTGCCGGATGGTGATGACCTCGCCGCCGCCCGGATAGCGGTGGTCGGCTCTGCTGGCCAGTTCGGGCGGAACCGCAAGTTTTAGCCGCACAGTGGTTTCAGGGCCGAAGTAGTCGGTCTCCACCACCACCCCGCGAATGGGGCCGTCCTCGGCGATCCGGATCTGTTCGGGCCGGAGCATCAGCTGCACCCGGCCCTGCGCGGGTGGCCGGCGGACGGGGATCCCGCCAAGGGAACACGTCGCCAAGGACCCTTCCATCCAGGCGTCCAGGATTACGGCGTCGCCCAGGAATTCGGCGGTAGCGCGGTCCGCGGGGCGGGTGTACACCACAAACGGGTTGCCGATCTGTGCAAGCTTTCCGCCGCGCATCACCGCTACCTGGTCGGCGAAGGAGAGCGCTTCGGCCTGGTCGTGGGTCACCAGGATGGTGGTAACACCCGCCTGGTTCAGGACCTTGGCCACCGCCCTGCGGGTGGCTACGCGGAGTCCGGCATCGAGCGCGGAGAACGGCTCATCCAGGAGCATCAATTCCGGTTCACGGGCCAGGGCGCGGGCAAGGGCAACGCGCTGTTGCTGGCCCCCGGAAAGCTGGTGGGGACGCCTCTTGGCCATGGCCGGATCCAGCGACACCATCTCCAGGAGCTCGCGGACCCGGTCCGCCACCGCCCGCCGGCCGCCGTCCAGCTTGGCCTGGTCAAGTCCGAATGCCACGTTTTTTGCCACAGTGAGATGCGGGAACAAGGCGCCGTCCTGGGCCACGTACCCGATATGCCGTTTATGGGCCGGAACCCAAGCCCCATCGCCCGCCACCTTTTTTCCGCTGAGTGAGATGCTGCCGGTAGCCGGGTGCTCAAACCCGGCAATCAGTCGGAGCAAGGTGGTTTTGCCCGAGCCGGAGGGACCAACGATGGCGGTGGTTCCGCCCTTGGCGACGGAGAGGTTGACGCCCTTCAGCACAGCCTGCGTGCCGAAATTCCTTGTGAGCTCGGTGATCTCCAGGTGGCTGTTGGTGGACGTCGCCACGGACGGGGCGATCCGCGGTTCCGGCAGCCGGGGAGGGGATTGTTCGGTCACTGGCCGGCTACTTTCTTGGACTGCTGGAAGAGGAGGTAGGTCATGGGGGCCGAGAGCAGGATCATCAGGAGTGCGTAGGGGGCGGCTCCCGCATAGTCGATTTCGCTGCTCTTGCTCCAGAACTCGGTGGCCAGCGTGCGGGTTCCGTTGGGGGACAACAGCAGGGTGGCAGTGAGTTCGTTGGCGATGGCCAGGAACACCAGGGCAGCTCCGCCCGCAGCCGCGGGCGCCGTGAGCCGCAGGGTGACCCGGATGAAGGAGAGCAGCGGCGGCTTGCCGAGTGCCTGCGCGGCCTCATCGAGTTCCTTTGGCGCCTGGGCAAGCCCTGCCCGCAGGTTTACCAGGGCCCTGGGGAGGAACAGCAGGACGTAGGCAGCCACCAGCACCCCCGCCGTCTGGTAGATCCCCGGGACCACCCGGATGCTGACAGTTACGAAGGCCAGGCCCACCACGATGCCAGGCAGTGAGCTGGTGACGTAGTTGGAAAGTTCCAGGGACTTGCTGAACCAGCCGGGATGGCGGACGGCTAGGTAGGCCAGGGGGAAAGCCACCACAGTAGTGGCCACGGCTCCTGCCATGCCGTAGCCGAGGGTGGTCAGGAGGGCGGGCAGGAATTCATCCCCAGCCCATACGTCCGCCCCGCCTGCCGCTGTCCAGCGCAGCACGAAGAACAGGGGCAGCCCGAAGGCCAGCGCCGTGAGCGCCAGCAGGAAGAGCTGCGCCGGTACCTGATAACCGCGCAGCGGCAGCCGCAGCGCCTTGGCCTGTGCGCCTGATCCGATGCGGGCGTACCTGGCGTTCCCGCGGCTGCGGACTTCGGCGAGGAGCAGGAGGAGGCAGAAGAACACCAGGACGCTGGCCAGCATGTTCCCGGCGGCGCCGTTGAACGTGGACTGGTACTGGACCATGATCGCGGTGGTGAAAGTGTCGAAGCGGATCATTGCGAACGCCCCGTACTCGGCCAACAGATGAAGGCCCACCAGCAGGGCGCCGCCTGTCATGGCGATCCGCAGCTGGGGGAGCACCACCCGGAAAAACGTCCGCCAGGCGCCCAGACCCAGCGCCGCTGCCGACTGCTCAATGGCCGGGTCCAGCCGGCTGAGGGTGGCGGCGGCCGGGATGTACACGAGCGGGAAATAGGAAAGCGTGGCGATCAGGACGCCGGAACCCAACCCGCCCAGGGACGGGACGGCCGAAACCCAGCCGTAGCTGTTCACGAACGCGGGTATGGCCAGCGGTGCTGCCAGCAGAACCGCCCAGATCCGGGCACCGCGCAGCCCGGTGCGTTCAACCAGCCACGCGCCGGCCACGCCCAGGAGAAGGCAGAGCGGGACGGTGAAGGCCATCAGCAGGAGGGTGTTGAGGAGCAGTTCGAGGACCCTCGGCCGGAAGATGAGTTCGACGGCGGTGTCCCACCCGGTTGCCGCCGTCATGTAAACCACGTACCCCAGGGGGACGAGGGAAAAGAGGGCGATCAGCACCGCCAGGATGGACACCGCTGAAACGCCGAAAGGCGGGCGGGGGCTGCTGCCCCGGCCCGCCGTCGTCGTGCTCCCTTGAGGGGGAGCCGATAGATCAGGAATCACGAAATTACAGGAGTCCTGCCTTGGTCATCAGGTCGGTGACCTTCTGGGAGTTCAGCTTGGCAGGGTCAACGGTGGGCGCCTGCAGGTCCGCGATGGGGACAAGCTTCTCGTTGGCCGGAACATCCGAGGCGATGGCGTACTCGAAGGAGGTGCCGTCCTTGAGGACTTCCTGGCCCTTCTTGCCGGTGATGAACTTCAGGAACGCCTGCGCCGCGGCCGCATTCTTGGAGGTCTTCAGCACGCCGCCGCCGGAAACGGACACAAACGCGCCCGGGTCCTGGTTCTTGAAGTAGTACGGGGTGACGTTCTTGGAGTTCTCGCCGGTCTTGGCCTGGTCGCCGTAGTAGTAGTAGTGGTAGATCAGTGCGGCATCCACTTCACCGGCGTTGACTGCCTTCATGGCGGTGCTGTTGCCCTTGTAGGCCTTAAAGTTCTCCTTCATGCCGGCCAGCCACTCTTCCGTGGCAGCCTCGCCCTTGAGCTCAAGGAGGGCGGAGACGATGGCCTGGAAGTCGGCGCCGGACGGTGAAGCTGCCCACTTGCCCTTCCACTCCGGCTTGGCCAGGTCCAGCATGGACTTGGGCAGCTGGTCCTCGGTCAGCTTGTTCTTGTCGTAGACCAACACCGTGGAGCGGGCGGCGATGCCGGTCCACTTGCCGGTGGAGGGCCGGAATTCTTCGGGGACCTGCTCGGTGGTGGCTTTGTCCACGTCAGCGAAGAGATCGGCGTTCTCAACCTGCGTCATGGCGGGGGAGTTTTCGGTGAGGAAGACGTCGGCCGGGGACGCCGGGCCTTCCTGGATGATCTGGTTGGACAGTTCAGTGTCCGAACCCTGCCGCATGGTCACCTTGACGCCGGTCTCTGCCGTGAAGGCATCGATCCATTCCTTGGTCAGGCTTTCGTGCTGGGCGTTGTACACAGTGATTTCGCCCGAGACTGCTCCGGCTGATGCGGCAGCGGACGCTGAGCTCGTGGACGCGGGCGTGCCGCTGCCGGCGCAGGCCGACAGGCTGAGTGCTGCGCTGGCGGCGAGGGCGATGCCGGCCAGAGCGCTGTTGCGAATCTTCATTGAGGCACTGCTTTCTGGGGAAGAGTGAGGGCGGACCGGGGTCCCCGTGGGCTTTGGGGAAAGATACCCACCCGAGGAACTGTAGGGTAGGCAACCCTAAGGCAGAAGCAGGAAAGCGCTTTTAGTGACCAGCATCACATGAATTACGGAACTGTTGCGTGCCCTAATACCCGGCGCCCCCGCCCTTTGATCCCGCCCTTAGTCCTCGATTTCCGTGCTAACGCTGAGATCCTTCCACTCCTCCAGTTCAGTGAGCTCGGCATCGGCGACGGCGGCAAAGGCGTCCCAGGCGTCCTGCCCCAGCACCGCCAGCGACGGCGGGTTCGGGCTGTCCACGATCGCCAGGATGGCTTCGGCCGCCTTGGCCGGATCGCCCGGTTGGGTACCGTGGACTGTGTCGTTCTCTTTGCGCCGCTTGCCGGCCGTTTCGGCGTAGTCCTCGATCGCCGTCGCCGACTGGGTGAGTGAGCGGCCGGCGAAGTCGGTGCGGAATGCGCCGGGTTCGATGACGGTGACATTGATGCCCAGCGGATGCAGTTCCTTGCGGAGTGATCCCGAAATGCCTTCCAGCGCGGCTTTGGTGGCCGCGTAGTAACCGGAGCCGGCCGGTTTGAGGCGCGCTCCGATGGAGGAGATGTTCAGGATGGACCCGGACCTGTTCGCCCGCATGTCCGGCAGGACGGCCTTGATCAGGTCCACCGCGCCGAAAACGTTTGTATCGAACAATTGCCGGATGTCGGCGTCGTCCGCTTCTTCCACTGCTGCGCGGTAGCCGTAGCCGGCGTTGTTGACCAGCACATCGATGCCTCCGAAGCGTTCCTGCGCCTGCTTCACAACAGAGCTGATCTGGGCTCGGTCGGTGACATCCAGAGGGAGGGCCAGCGCCGTGCCAGGGAAAGCATCGGCGATGTCCTGCACTGTGGAGACGTTCCGGGCAGTGACGACGGCGTTGTGACCGTGGGTGAGCACCGCTTGGGCAAGGGCCCGGCCGAGTCCGGTCGAGCATCCTGTGATAAGCCAGGTGGCCATAAGTACTCCTTTTGGTTGAGCGGTTTACTGCATTAAGGGCGGATCAGGACTTTGAGGGATTCGCGGGAATCCATGGCGCGGTAACCATCCGGAACCTCGTCAAGGATGATGGTGCGGTCGAAGACCTTGCCGGGATTGACGAGCTTCGGTCCTACGGACTAGGTAACAGCACAATGGGCCCGGCTAACAGGGACTGTCAGACCCCCTGTTGCGCCGTCCGGTGCAATCCTGTTTGTCCTGGAGGTGGCCTGCGTCCAGGTGGTCATCGTGAGCACCGGAAGCTGCTCAGCATGGTGAAGCAGGACAAGATCCCTTCACCAGGGGAGCTTTGGTGTGGGTGGACGCGATCGTGTGGTCCATCGCCGCTACCTGGACCATGTTCGCGATGTTCTCCGCCGTGGTGGTGCTTAACGCCGATGACGCCGGTGTGCCGATCCTGCTGATCCTGATGCTGGTGGCCGGCGCCGCCCTCGGACTGGTGGTGGTGCTGCGTGCCCTGCTGCGGCAGGCAGCTGCGGTGCTAAAGAACGGCCGCGCGAAGGCAGTCCACTTCAGTACTTGGAAGCGATGTGCGGGGTCCTGAACTGCCAGCCTGGCGACCTGCTGGAGTTCGTGGAGGATTAAACGGCGCATTTGGGGTAACTAATTTCAGTGCGGCATTCGAAGTGTGACTGCAATCGCTATGTTCGTGATGGCGGCTGGAGGATAAGTTTTTGATTTAGTCGATTTGTTTTAGTGGGTTCTGGACTTTATGCAACATTTGGTTTTAGGCTTTGGGCATCCGTCGAATGCAACGGTACTGGGGGTGGTACGCATGGCTAAGGCTCGTTCTGCGTGGCGTGCCCTGCGCCCTGTGTTCCTTGCCGGCGCGGCGACCCTGACCTGGCTGACGTTTTCGTCTCCGGCGGCCTCAGCGGACGTGCTTTCTGATACGACATCGCTGTTGGGCGGGGTTACCAGTACGGTTTCTTCGGTAACGGACAAACTTGCCGGCCCTGCACCGGCTGCCCCTGCGGCCGCGCCTGCTGCTGCGGCGCCCTCGCCGGGTTTGCTTGGGCCTGTGGGCCAGGTTTCGGGGCTCGCGGACAGCATCGTCGCAGTGGTCCCGGTGGTGAACCGGGTGGTTCCCGCCGGTGCCGTGACGGTTGTTTCGGCTCCCGTCGCCGGAGTTGTTGACGGTGCTACCGCATCGGTGATGGACGTTGTTGTTCCGCCTGTTGCCGGTGCCGTTCCGGTTCTTGAACCTGTTCTGGAGCCCGTCGCTGACCTGGTCACAGGCGCCGCTCCGCTGCCCGTTGCCGTTCCCGAACTGCCCGCCGTTCCTGAGCTGCCGGCCGTTCCGGTGGATGCCGATCTTTCCGACGCCGCTGATCTTCCCGGCGGCGGCACCGATCCTTCCGCAGGCACCGTCGTCCCCGAAGGGGGCCAGGCTGTTGCCGAGGACCGGGACGCAACTCTGGAGGGCCCCGCGGCTGCGGACGTGCCCGCCGCCAGCGCTGTGCAGGGCACGGTTTTTGCCGGTTCCGCTGTCGGCGCGGTGGCCCTGGCGGGTACTCCGTCCCCGCTGTGGGCTGCCCTGGCCGAGTCCGGTGCCGGGGCCGGGGAGTCTGGGACGGCTGACCCTTCGCCTGTCCCTGCCCGGGCACCTGCTGTCCCGGGTTCCGGTGCCGGTAGCGGCACGTCGGCGTCCGGTTCTTCCGGGTCTGCGGCGTGGCTGAGCGTTTTCTCTGTTGATCTTCCTGTTCCCGGTGCCGTCCGTGCCGGGGAATCCTCTGAGCACGTCCCTGCACCGGTGTCCCTGGACCCCGGTTCCTCTCCTGATTAGTTGAGACCCGTCTGCCCCGTGTGTGGCAGAACGCGGCATTGCGGGTTGCTGAACGAGCAGCCCTTACCTCAACTATTTTCAGGAGACATCATCATGAGTTCGAACCTACGCAGGGGGATGCTTGGCACCCTCTTTGCCGGCGGGCTTCTAGCCTTCGGCTGCGCCGCGGCCAACGCCGCGGACACCATCAGCGGTCCGGACCTTTCCGGTTCCGCCCTCGTCTCGGCGGCGGCGTCCGCTGACACGGCGTCGTTGGGCCTGCTGGGTGGCCCAGCGCCGTCGGAGTCAACGGCCGTCGCCGCCGTAGTCAACGCCGCCGTGGACCTCGGAGCCGTCACCGGGACCGGCCAGGCCGCCAGCCCGGACCTCGCCGCGGCCGCTGTCGTGGATCTCGGTCTCGGCAATGCCGTCACCGCCGCACCTGCACCGGCCGCGACCGACCTCACTGCCGCTGCAGACGTCGTGGTTGACCTCGGCGCCGGCCAGGCCGCCGGCCCTGACCTCGCCGCGGCCGCCGTCGTGGATCTCGGTCTCGGCAATGCCGTCACCGGCGCACCTGCCCCGGCCCCGGCCGACCTGACTGCCGCCGCGGACGTCGTGGTTGACCTCGGCGGCGTCAACGGCGCCACCGGTGGAGTGGACGCCCTTGTGGACGTCAACCTTGGTGGCGTCAACGGCGCCACCGACGGAGTCCCCACCGGTGGAGTGGACGCCCTGGTGGACGTCAATCTCGGTGGCGTCAGCGGCGCCACCGACGGAGTAACCGCCGACGGTTTGAACGCTCTCGTGGACGTCAACCTCGGCGGCGTCAGCGGCGCCACCGATGGGCTCACCACCGGTGGAACCGACGCCCTGGTGGACGCCAACCTGGGCGGCACCAACGGCACCACCGATGGTGTCACCACGGAAGGGTTGAATGCTCTCGTGGACGTCACCCTCGGCGGCACCAACAGCGCCACCGACGGGCTCACCACCGGTGGAGTGGACGCCCTGGTGGACGTCACCCTCGGCGGCACCAACAGCGCCACCGACGGGCTCACCACCGGTGGAACCAACGCCCTGGTGGACGTCAACCTAGGCGGCACCAACAGCGCCACTGACGGACTGACCACCGGTGGAGTGAACGCCCTGGTGGACGTCAACCTCGGCGGCACCAACGGTGCCACCGACGGACTGACCGCCGACGGTTTGAACGCCCTCGTCGACGTCAACCTCGGCGGCGTCAACGGCACCGACGGAGTGACCGCCGACGGGTTGAATGCTCTCGTGGACGTCAATCTCGGCGGCACCAACAGCGCCACTGACGGACTGACCACCGGTGGAGTGAACGCCCTGGTGGACGTCAACCTCGGCGGCACCAACGGTGCCACCGACGGACTGACCGCCGACGGTTTGAACGCCCTCGTCGACGTCAACCTCGGCGGCGTCAACGGCACCGACGGAGTGACCGCCGACGGGTTGAATGCTCTCGTGGACGTCAATCTCGGCGGCGTCATCGGCGCCACGGATGGGCTAACCACCGGCGGACTCAGCGCCGTAGTAGATGCAGTGGTCGGTGTCGGCACCGGAAGCACCGGCGGTAACACCGGCGGACTGGTCACCGACCTCGACCTGGGACTGGGACTCGGACTGGGCAGTGACGGCAATGGCACGGAGAACCCCGGCACCGGCACACCCGGCACCGGCACACCCGGCGCCGAAACCCCGGGTGACGGCACCACAGGCGGCACCGGCACCGAAGACCCCGACACCAATACCCCCGGCACCGGCACCGATAACGGCACCGACACCAATACCCCCGGCACCGGCACCGATAACGGCACCGACAATGGCACCGATAATGGCACCGATAACGGCAACGGCAACGGCAACGGTACTGACACCGGCACCACGGGCACGAACAACGGTTCTGACGCCGGCACCGCAGCCACCGGTGGCTTCTCCGCAGCACCGGCCGGTTCCACCGCAGTGAGCGGCGCCATCGCCCTGGACACCACCGCCGGCAACACACCTGCCCAGGCAGGCACCACCCAGGCAGGCACCACCCGGGCAGGCACCACCCAGGGCGCCAACGCCCTGGCCAACACCGGCGCGGACGCCTCCCTGGTCCCGCTGGCCCTGCTGCTCCTGGCAGCAGGAACCCTCCTGATGCTCCGCAAGCGCAAGGTCTCCTAGGACACCAAACGATTGCTGACCGTGCCTGCACCCTGCGCCTGAAGCGGCAGCAGCCAGCAGGCTGAACGGAAGGAGGACCCCGCACAACACAAAACCAACACACGAAACAACGCAAACATGTCATCAGCACACATGTCCTTGTGGCCGATGGCCCGGCAGCGAAACCCACACACGGTTCCGCCGCCGGGCCCTCGGCGTGTGGTCACCCGTTTCGGCCGTGGCCCAGAAGTTCGTTGAGCGCCGAGAGCCCGGCGTGGGTCCCGTCTGCGGGAATCCTAGGATTCCGGATCCTTCCGCCACTAGTATCTGAGGCAAGACAAGGTCACCCTACGCAGGGGTCGGTGAAAAATGGTCGAAGCAGCAACGGCAGCGGTTTCCACGGTCATCCGCCGGAACAACGTCACTGTATCCGGGCGGGCCGACGGGCCGGTGATGATGTTCGCCCACGGCTACGGCTGCGACCAGGACATGTGGCGGAGGCTGCTGCCGTACTTCGCGGACGATTACCGGCTGGTGCTCTTTGACCACGTCGGAGCAGGCAATTCTGACATGGATGCCTACGACCGGGAGAAGTACGGGTCGCTGAACGGCTACGCGGCAGACCTGCTGGAGATCTGCGAGAGCCTGCAGTTGAACGACGTCATCCTTGTGGCGCACAGCGTCAGTGCGATGATTGCGCTGATCGCAGCGATCCAGGAACCCGAGCGGTTCTCCCGGCTCGTCCTGGTTGCCCCGTCTCCGCGCTACACGAACGACTCCGCGGACGGCTACGTGGGCGGCTTCTCCCAGGAGGACATCGAGGGGCTGCTGGCATCCCTGGACAGCAACTACTTTGCGTGGGCCGAAGCGCTGGCGCCGATGGCCATGGGCAACCCGGAGGCCCCGGAACTCTCGGAGGAACTCCGCAGCAGCTTCTGCCGGACCAATCCGTCCATCGCGCGGCACTTTGCCCGGGTCACCTTTCTATCGGACACCCGGCAGGTACTTGGGAAAGTGCCCACCGACAGCCTGATCCTGCAGTGTTCCGACGACCTGCTCGCACCGCCGGAGGTGGGCACCTACGTGCACCAGCATCTGGAACGCAGCTCCCTGGTGCAGCTGCAGGCCACGGGCCACTGCCCGCACGTCAGCGCACCGGCGGCCACGGCCGAAGCGATTCTGCAGTATCTGGCGTCCAGCCCGTGACAGCGAAGCCGGGCCAGGGTCCGGCCCACTTCGAGGCGTTGTTCAACCAGGCACCATGCGGCTACCTGGTGACGGACGACGGCGGCCGCATCACCGCGGTCAACGACACCTTTGCGAGCTGGACCGGATACAGCCGCTCGCACCTGCTCGGGTCCAGACTGCAGTCCCTGATGCCCGTCGGTGACCAGATTCTGTACTCCACCCACTGCATCCCGCAGCTGGGCATCAACGGCGCCGTGTCCGAAATCGCGGTCGAAATCATCGGAGCCGAGGGCGAACGCCGGGCAGCGCTGCTCTCGGCGTCACGGTCCCCGGCCTCCGATGCGAAGCCCGCCGTCGTCCGGGTGATCATTTTCAGCGCCCATGAACGCCGGATCTATGAAAAGGAACTGGTGGCAGCCCTCCGGGCAGCCGAGGAATCCGAGAGCCGGCGTGCCGAGGCCGAAAAGGAACTGCAGCACCTCGCCCTGCACGATGCCCTCACGGGCTTGCCCAACAGGGCGGGCCTGAAGTCGGAGCTGGACCAGCACCTCGCCGGCGGCATTGCCGGAGCGGGCAGGCTGGCCGTCCTCTTTATCGATCTCGACCATTTCAAGGCTGTCAATGACAGCCTGGGGCACGCGGCGGGGGATGAGCTGCTGGTCGCCGTGGCGCAGCGCCTGGCCTCGGCGGCGGCAGGAACAAGTACCGTGGCCCGGCTTTCCGGCGACGAGTTCGTGGTGGCGGATACCTTTGCAGGCCCGACGGAAGCCACCGGACTCGCGGCCGGGCTTCTGGAGGTCCTGAGGACACCGATGCAGATCGAAGGCCTGGAGATAGTCACGTCCGCGAGCATCGGGGTGGCTGTGGCGGAGGCTGCAGGGGAAACCCTTGAAGACCTCATCCGCCGCGCGGACATCGCCATGTACAGGGCCAAGGAACTGGGACGCAGCCGCTGGGAACTGCATGAGCCTGCGGAATCGGATCCCACTGTGGACCGGCTCCGCGCCTTGGGCGAGCTCCGGCGCGGAATCAGGGAGGGTGCCCTCCGCGTGCACTACCAGCCCCGGATTGACCTGCGCACGGGGCGCACCAGCGGGGTGGAGGCGCTGGTCAGGTGGCAGCACCCCACCCGAGGCCTGCTGCCGCCGTCGGAGTTCATCACCATGGCCGAGGAATCCGGGCTCGTGCGGCCCCTCGGCGCGTGGGTCCTGGGCGAAACACTGAGGCAGGCCGACAACTGGCGAGGGGAGGGTCCCGGCGGCGCGAGCCTTGAATTTGCTGTCAACTTATCCGCCCGCCAGCTCAATGACCCCGAGCTGGTGCTGATGGTGGAAGCTGCCCTCCGGCTGAGGAGCATCGACCCGGCGCTCCTGCTGCTGGAAATAACCGAAACCGCCCTCATGGCCGATCCTGCTGCCGCCCTCAAATCACTGACGGCCCTCAAGGACCTGGGCGTCGGACTCGCTGTGGACGACTTCGGGACGGGGTATTCCAGCCTGACCTACCTGAAGAAGTTCCCCATCGATGAACTGAAAATTGACCGGTCCTTCATCAACGGGCTGGGCTCGGACTCCGGAGATTCCGCCATTGTGGGCAGCTGCATTGACCTGGCGCACGCGGTGGGCATCCGGGCCGTCGCCGAAGGCGTGGAAACCCTCGCCCAGGTCCAGGCGCTCACGGCCATGGGCTGTGACCTCGCCCAGGGGTTCCACTTCGCCCGGCCGCTGCCCGCGCCGCTCCTCAAGGAATGGCTGGACGCAAGCGCGGGCGGCGAACCGGCCCGTGCTTGAGGGGCTTTCCTCAAACTAAGAGTGCAGCTACCCGTCTATTCGGATACAGCTGCACTCAAAGTCTGCGGAAAATCTGGAAGAAATAAGTCTGTGGCCGGCACACCTGGGCCCGATTGTTGGGCGCTGCGGGTGCCTTTCCTGCGAAGCTTTAGGCGGCGATCAGTGCACGCCTTGCGGGTGCGTGCTCCCGGCGCGGTGCCAGGACGCTGATGGTGCAAGGTGCCTGCTGCGGGTCGATCCTGGCCGGCAAATGATGGGTTTCGGAAGCGTTATGAAGCATTTCCAGGGCTTCTTCATCAACCCGTGCGTGGGTGATGTCCAGCTTCAGGTCCAGGCCTTCCCGTAAGGAATTGGCGCGCTTAACTACTACATACAGTGCGTTCACGCTGTGGATGGTGATATGCCCCTTTGCAATCACCAGAGCCTTGGCGTGGTCGAGATCTACACGGACAACGATGTTCAGCTTCGAGTTCAAGTTGTAAAGCCTTCCCCGGCATTGGCTGCGACGCTGCAGCTTCTTGCTATGGCCTATTTCTTAAGCCTCATCCAGAGTAAGGGGCAAATGTGACTCACGCAACATCTACGTAATTATTACACCGGCTAGGATGCTGAATTTGTGTCGGGGACGGCTGCACGCCGGACCAAGGCCCGGGCTTGGAAGGCTCCGTGCCTTCCCGCCCCGGCCCTCACGTCCGGACCCTGCTCAGCCCACCGCTTCGGGAAGCCTGCCGGTTAACACTGTCACCGGGGCTGACGACCAGCGCTCGCGCTCGGGCTCGAAGGAGATGACCACGGACGCATCGCTGTCCCGCGCCTCATCGATGGCGAGCAGCAGGGCATCCTCAACATGCCGCGCATATTCGAGCCGCTCGGCCAGTGTTCCCTGAAGGTCGCTGTCGTCGATCAGTGCATGGCTCTTGCCGTCCACGATGACCTTCAGAAGATACCCCTGGTCCTCGTGGAGGGATCCCCGGGTTGATGTAATCTCGGTGACTTTGTCTGCCCGGACCAGCCCGTTGCCGAGCGTACGGATCCACACTTCACCCATGAAATGAACCTCCCCTTTGGCCGTGGGCGCGAATCAGCACCCCATAAGGCAAA
Encoded proteins:
- a CDS encoding ABC transporter ATP-binding protein yields the protein MTEQSPPRLPEPRIAPSVATSTNSHLEITELTRNFGTQAVLKGVNLSVAKGGTTAIVGPSGSGKTTLLRLIAGFEHPATGSISLSGKKVAGDGAWVPAHKRHIGYVAQDGALFPHLTVAKNVAFGLDQAKLDGGRRAVADRVRELLEMVSLDPAMAKRRPHQLSGGQQQRVALARALAREPELMLLDEPFSALDAGLRVATRRAVAKVLNQAGVTTILVTHDQAEALSFADQVAVMRGGKLAQIGNPFVVYTRPADRATAEFLGDAVILDAWMEGSLATCSLGGIPVRRPPAQGRVQLMLRPEQIRIAEDGPIRGVVVETDYFGPETTVRLKLAVPPELASRADHRYPGGGEVITIRHWNASLARPGMELCLRVVGEGVAFPSES
- a CDS encoding iron ABC transporter permease, whose amino-acid sequence is MIPDLSAPPQGSTTTAGRGSSPRPPFGVSAVSILAVLIALFSLVPLGYVVYMTAATGWDTAVELIFRPRVLELLLNTLLLMAFTVPLCLLLGVAGAWLVERTGLRGARIWAVLLAAPLAIPAFVNSYGWVSAVPSLGGLGSGVLIATLSYFPLVYIPAAATLSRLDPAIEQSAAALGLGAWRTFFRVVLPQLRIAMTGGALLVGLHLLAEYGAFAMIRFDTFTTAIMVQYQSTFNGAAGNMLASVLVFFCLLLLLAEVRSRGNARYARIGSGAQAKALRLPLRGYQVPAQLFLLALTALAFGLPLFFVLRWTAAGGADVWAGDEFLPALLTTLGYGMAGAVATTVVAFPLAYLAVRHPGWFSKSLELSNYVTSSLPGIVVGLAFVTVSIRVVPGIYQTAGVLVAAYVLLFLPRALVNLRAGLAQAPKELDEAAQALGKPPLLSFIRVTLRLTAPAAAGGAALVFLAIANELTATLLLSPNGTRTLATEFWSKSSEIDYAGAAPYALLMILLSAPMTYLLFQQSKKVAGQ
- a CDS encoding iron ABC transporter substrate-binding protein, which codes for MKIRNSALAGIALAASAALSLSACAGSGTPASTSSASAAASAGAVSGEITVYNAQHESLTKEWIDAFTAETGVKVTMRQGSDTELSNQIIQEGPASPADVFLTENSPAMTQVENADLFADVDKATTEQVPEEFRPSTGKWTGIAARSTVLVYDKNKLTEDQLPKSMLDLAKPEWKGKWAASPSGADFQAIVSALLELKGEAATEEWLAGMKENFKAYKGNSTAMKAVNAGEVDAALIYHYYYYGDQAKTGENSKNVTPYYFKNQDPGAFVSVSGGGVLKTSKNAAAAQAFLKFITGKKGQEVLKDGTSFEYAIASDVPANEKLVPIADLQAPTVDPAKLNSQKVTDLMTKAGLL
- a CDS encoding oxidoreductase is translated as MATWLITGCSTGLGRALAQAVLTHGHNAVVTARNVSTVQDIADAFPGTALALPLDVTDRAQISSVVKQAQERFGGIDVLVNNAGYGYRAAVEEADDADIRQLFDTNVFGAVDLIKAVLPDMRANRSGSILNISSIGARLKPAGSGYYAATKAALEGISGSLRKELHPLGINVTVIEPGAFRTDFAGRSLTQSATAIEDYAETAGKRRKENDTVHGTQPGDPAKAAEAILAIVDSPNPPSLAVLGQDAWDAFAAVADAELTELEEWKDLSVSTEIED
- a CDS encoding helix-turn-helix domain-containing protein; this encodes MCGVLNCQPGDLLEFVED
- a CDS encoding alpha/beta fold hydrolase, encoding MVEAATAAVSTVIRRNNVTVSGRADGPVMMFAHGYGCDQDMWRRLLPYFADDYRLVLFDHVGAGNSDMDAYDREKYGSLNGYAADLLEICESLQLNDVILVAHSVSAMIALIAAIQEPERFSRLVLVAPSPRYTNDSADGYVGGFSQEDIEGLLASLDSNYFAWAEALAPMAMGNPEAPELSEELRSSFCRTNPSIARHFARVTFLSDTRQVLGKVPTDSLILQCSDDLLAPPEVGTYVHQHLERSSLVQLQATGHCPHVSAPAATAEAILQYLASSP
- a CDS encoding EAL domain-containing protein; translated protein: MTAKPGQGPAHFEALFNQAPCGYLVTDDGGRITAVNDTFASWTGYSRSHLLGSRLQSLMPVGDQILYSTHCIPQLGINGAVSEIAVEIIGAEGERRAALLSASRSPASDAKPAVVRVIIFSAHERRIYEKELVAALRAAEESESRRAEAEKELQHLALHDALTGLPNRAGLKSELDQHLAGGIAGAGRLAVLFIDLDHFKAVNDSLGHAAGDELLVAVAQRLASAAAGTSTVARLSGDEFVVADTFAGPTEATGLAAGLLEVLRTPMQIEGLEIVTSASIGVAVAEAAGETLEDLIRRADIAMYRAKELGRSRWELHEPAESDPTVDRLRALGELRRGIREGALRVHYQPRIDLRTGRTSGVEALVRWQHPTRGLLPPSEFITMAEESGLVRPLGAWVLGETLRQADNWRGEGPGGASLEFAVNLSARQLNDPELVLMVEAALRLRSIDPALLLLEITETALMADPAAALKSLTALKDLGVGLAVDDFGTGYSSLTYLKKFPIDELKIDRSFINGLGSDSGDSAIVGSCIDLAHAVGIRAVAEGVETLAQVQALTAMGCDLAQGFHFARPLPAPLLKEWLDASAGGEPARA